In the Ctenopharyngodon idella isolate HZGC_01 chromosome 4, HZGC01, whole genome shotgun sequence genome, one interval contains:
- the LOC127510703 gene encoding ribonuclease inhibitor-like translates to MDFSLSVFNLSGCNIAEKQCLIPTLALKSNLSLLRELDLKWNKLENTGVKHLCDLLKDSCCKLERLSLRRCYMTEDGCSALTSALKSNPSHLRELNLSWNKLGDSGVKKLSDLLMNPQFKLEKLDLSYCSITEKQCVILTSALKSNPSHLRELNLSWNRIGNTGVKQLYDVLKDSHCKLERLSLQNCGITDVSSLTQTLTNSKALQFLKDLDLSNNMIGDSKQWLCDVLQDSNCDLRVDEDL, encoded by the exons atggatttttctctttctgtcttcaatCTGAGTGGATGCAATATTGCAGAGAAACAGTGTCTCATCCCGACTttagctctgaaatcaaacctgtcactcctgagagagctggacctgaaaTGGAATAAACTAGaaaacacaggagtgaagcacttatgtgacTTACTGAAGGATTCAtgctgtaaactggagagattaag TTTACGCCGCTGTTATATGACAGAAGAtggttgttctgctctgacttcagctctgaaatcaaacccgtcacacctgagagagctgaacctgagctggaataaacttggagactctggagtgaaaaaactcagtgatctactgatgaacccacagttcaagctggagaaactaga tctgagttactgcagtattacagagaaacagtgtgtcatcctgacttcagctctgaaatcaaacccgtcacacctgagagagctgaacctgagctggaACAGAAtaggaaacacaggagtgaagcaaTTATAtgacgtactgaaggattcacactgtaaactggagagactgag TCTACAGAACTGTGGCATTACAGATGTTTCTTCTTTAACTCAGACTTTGACTAACTCAAAAgcactgcagtttttaaaagatCTTGATCTGAGTAACAATATGATAGGAGACTCAAAGCAGTGGCTCTGTGACGTGCTACAAGACTCAAACTGTGACCTGAG AGTAGATGAAGATCTGTGA